The sequence CGGATCCCGGCCGCGGCGGCCGACGACATGCACCACCGGCCGTTGTAGTCGATGTGTCGGGTACGCAGCGCCACCCGGGCGAACTTGCCGAGCGCGTACGCCTTCTCGTTGGTGAGCCCGCCGCCGCCGAAGACCGCGACCGCGTCCCGGCCGTGTCCGGCCTGGACGGCGCGGATGCCGGCGGCGATCCGGTCCAGCGCGGCCGCCCAGGTCGCCGGGCGCAGCTCGCCGGTGGCCGGGTCGCGCACCAGCGGGGTGGTCAGCCGGTCCGGGTGGTCCAGCAGCTCGGCGGCGGTCCAGCCCTTCTGGCACAGCCCGCCCCGGTTGGTGGGGAACTGGCGGGGGAGTACCTCCACCCGGTCGCCGGTCTCGCGCAGCACCATCCCGCACTGCAGGGCGCAGTACGGGCAGTGCGTCTCCGCCTGCCGGGGGTCGCCCCCCGATCGGGTCGCCGAGTGGGCACGGTCTGTCATGCCAGTGAAGCGTGCCGGGGGGCGGTTTCCGCTCCGGGTCCCGTCTGTTTCGGTCCTGTCAAGAGCGCCTCACACCGCACGCGGGCAGCCGGCCGGTCGGTGGGTCTATGATATGGGACAATCGTCCTGAAATATGGGAGGCGACGATGAGCGTGACGGCGGCGTTCGACGCGGTGGCCGGCAGCTACGACCAGGCACGACGGCGCCTGGTGCCACGCTTCGACGACTTCTACGGCACGGCGGTGGAGGTGGCGGCCGTGCCGCTGCGGGCCGCGCTGGCGGCGGGGCGTACCCCCGAGGTGCTGGACCTGGGCGCGGGCACCGGGCTGCTCTCGCTGCTGCTCACCGCGGCGCTGCCCGGGGCTCGGGTGACCCTGCTGGACGGCGCCCCGCGGATGCTGGCGGTGGCCGCCGACGCGCTGGCCGCCCGGGGCGTGCCGCACCGGACGGTGGTCGCCGACCTGGCCGATCCGCTCCCCGCCGGCCGGTACGACGCGGTGGTCTCCGCCCTGGCCGTCCACCACCTCGACGACGACGGCAAGCGCGCCCTCTACCGGCGCGCCGCCGAGGCGCTGACGCCCGGCGGGGTGTTCGTCAACGCCGAGCAGGTGGCCGGCCCGACCCCCGCGCTGGACCGCCGCTACGACGAGGTGTGGGTGGCCCAGGCCACCGCGCTCGGCTCCGACGACGCGGAGCTGGCCGCCGCCCGGGAGCGGATGCGGCACGACCGGCCGGCGCCGGTGGACGCGCAGTGCCGGTGGCTCGCCGAGGCCGGGCTGGTCGACGTGGACTGCTTCTTCAAGGCGTGGCGGTTCGCCGTCTTCGGCGGCACCCGCCCGCCCGCCTGACCCCGCCCCAAGTCGCCGCCCTTTCAGAGAAAGCGTGGCTATTCCGCCTCGGATAGCCCCTCTTCCTCTGAAAGTGCGCTCAGGGGAGCGGGGCGCGGGGAGGGCGTTTTGAGCCGTTGGCCGACCGGCGCGAAGCGGGATGACTGCTGGTCATACCAATGGGTAGTCTCAGTGGCATGACTGCCAAGGTGACCCTGTCGTTCTCCGACGAGACGATCGAGGAAGCACGCCGGTTCGCCAAGCGCGAGGGGCTGTCGCTCTCGGCGTGGATGGACCAGGCGGCCCGGGAGAAGGCGCTGCGCGAGGTCTTCACCGCGCACGCCGCCGCGGTCGGCCGGGCGGGGCTCGACCTGGAGACCGCCGCGCTCGCCGACGCCCGGGAGGTCGGCATGGTCGACGACGCGCTCTTCGGCGGACGTCCGCGTGCTGCGTAGGGGCGAGATCTGGCGGATCGAGGGCGCCCGGGAACGGCTCGGGCTGGTGATCAGCACCGACGTCTACAACTCCACCGACGTGCCGATCGTGATGGTGGCCGAGGTGGTCGAGACGGCGCTGCTGCGGGACTCCCCGCTCGCCGTGCCGATGGGCGGGTACGTGGTAATGCCCGACCGGCTCTCCTCGCCGATGAAGAAGTGGTTCACCGAGTGCGTCGACGTCGCCGACACCGAGACCATGCAGCGGGTGGGGCGGGCGCTGCGCATCCTCCAGCAGCTCTGACCGCCTCACCACCGCCCGTCGGCCGACGTGCGATCTCCGTTTCCGGAACGACCCGCGACAGGCACGGTCGGGTAACCGGCCGTTCCTAGCCTCCTGGATGTCACATCGACCAGGAGGAGCCGCCGTGAGCACGCTCGCCCCCACGACAACAGCCCCCGCCGACCCCACGGCCGCCGCCGGGCGCCGGCACCGGATCGACGACTGGCGCCCCGAGGACCCGACGTTCTGGCGTACGACCGGGGCGCCGATCGCCCGCCGCAACCTCTGGGTGTCGATCTTCGCCGAGCACGTCGGGTTCTCCGTGTGGAGCCTCTGGTCGGTCACCGTGCTCTTCCTCGGTCCCGCGTACGGGATCGACCCGGCCGGGAAGTTCCTGCTCACCGCCGTGCCGGCCGCGCTGGGCGCGGTGCTGCGGCTGCCCTACACGCTGGCGGTGGCCCGCTTCGGCGGCCGGAACTGGACCATCGTCAGTGCCCTGTTGCTGCTGGTGCCGGCGGTGCCGATGACGGTGCTGCTGGAGCCGGGGGTGTCGTACACCACGCTGATGGTGCTGGCCTGCCTCACCGGGGTCGGCGGGGGCAACTTCGCCTCCTCGATGGCGAACATCAACCTCTTCTTCCCGGACCGGCTCAAGGGCCGCGCGCTGGGGCTCAACGCCGGCGGCGGCAACCTCGGCGTACCGGCGGTGCAGCTGGTCGGGCTCGCCGTGCTGGCCACCGCGGGGGCGGCGTACCCCCGGCTGGTGCCGGCGGTCTACCTGCCGCTGATCGTGCTGGCCGCGCTGGCCTCGGCGCGCTGGCTGGACAACCTCCCCAACGCCCACAACGAGCCGGGCGCGCTGCGCGAGGCGGCCCGCCAACCGCACACCTGGGTGATGTCGCTGCTCTACATCGGCACCTTCGGCTCCTTCATCGGCTTCGGCTTCGCCTTCGGGCAGGTGCTCCAGCTCCAGTTCGCCGAGCGTTTTCCGACCCCGGTCGACGCCGCCTGGCTGACCTTCCTCGGCCCGCTGGTCGGGTCGCTGATCCGGCCGCTCGGCGGCCAGCTGGCCGACCGGCTCGGCGGCGCCCGGGTCACCTTCGCCAACTTCGTGGCCATGGCCGCCGGCGCCGGGCTGGTGCTGTACGCGGCCCGGGAGCAGTCGTTCCCGCTCTACCTGACCGGGTTCCTGGCGCTCTTCGTCTTCTCCGGGATCGGCAACGGGTCGACGTACAAGATGATCCCGGCGATCTTCCGCGCCAAGGCGGCGGCCGAGGGGGAGCTGACCGGCGACCCCGAGGCGGCCGAGCGGCGGGCCCGCCGGCTCTCCGGGTCGCTGATCGGCATCGCCGGGGCGGTCGGCGCGTCCGGTGGGGTGCTGGTCAACATCGCCTTCCGGCAGTCGTTCCTGACCTCCGGCAACGCCGAGGCGGCGTACCTGGCCTTCATCGGCTGGTACGCGCTCTGCTTCGCCCTGACCTGGGCGGTGTACCTGCGCCCGGGCCCGCGCCGGCTGGCCGGGGTGTGACCTGTACCATCGTGACGTCGCAAGCCACGCTGGGTGAACCCCCGTTTTGACCTGCCGACGGGGCGCCGGGTATCGTTGCCTGCTGTTGTACGACATCCAGAGGCGTGCCGCATCAGGTACGCTTGGTCGTTCGTGCGCGCTGGTCACCTCGGCGCGCGACCCCAGACCGACGACGAGACAAGGTAGACCTGTGCGTACGTACAGCCCGAAGCCGGGTGAGATCGAGCGTCAGTGGCACGTTATCGACGCCTCTGATGTCGTGCTGGGCCGCCTGGCCACCCACGCCGCCACGCTGCTGCGCGGCAAGCACAAGCCGACTTTCGCGCCGCACGTCGACACGGGCGACTTCGTCGTCATCGTGAACGCGGGCAAGGTTGCGCTGACCGGCAACAAGCGCCAGACCAAGGTTGCCTACCGCCACTCCGGTTACCCGGGTGGTCTGAAGCAGGTCGGCTACGACGAGCTGCTGACCAAGCGCCCCGAGCGGGCCATCGAGCTGGCTGTGAAGGGAATGCTCCCGCACAACAAGCTCGGCCGTCAGCTGATCAAGAAGCTGAAGGTCTACGCCGGTGCCGAGCACCCGCACCTCGCGCAGCAGCCGGTGCCGTTCGAGATCAAGCAGATCGCGCAGTGAGCGCGGGCGAAGGAAGCAGCATGACCGACATCACCGAGACCGAGGTTGCCCCGGAAGCCCCCGAGGCCACCGAGGCGCCGGCGCCCGTCGCCCGCGCGCCTCGTGGTGACCGGCCGATCCAGACCGTGGGCCGCCGCAAGGAGGCCATCGTCCGGGTGCGCATCGTCCCGGGCACCGGCAAGATCACCTGCAACGGCCAGGACCTCGAGGCGTACTTCCCGAGCAAGGTGCACCAGCAGCTGATCAAGGACCCGCTGGTCACCGCCGAGAAGCCCGAGCAGTTCGACGTCATCGCCAACCTGCGTGGCGGCGGCACCACCGGCCAGGCCGGTGCGCTCCGGCTGGGCATCGCCCGCGCGTTGATCATCAACGATCCGGACGACCGCCCGGCCCTGAAGAAGGCCGGCTTCCTGACCCGGGACGCCCGGGTCAAGGAGAGCAAGAAGTACGGCCTCAAGAAGGCCCGTAAGGCTCCTCAGTACTCGAAGCGCTGATCATCAGCGACACGTTGTACTTCTGACGGACGGCCGGGATCGCCTCCCCACGCGGGAGGTGGCCCGGCCGTTCGCCGTTTCCCCTGGGACCCTTTCATCGGAGGTTGGCGGGTATGGGCCGGTTGTTCGGCACGGACGGCGTACGCGGGCGGGCGAACGCGGATCTCACCCCCGAGTTGGCGCTGGCGGTGGCGGTGGCCGCCGCGCACACGCTGGCCGAGTCGGACAAGACGCATCCCCCGCTCGCCGTGGTCGGCCGGGACACCCGGGCCAGCGGCGAGATGCTGGAGGCGGCCGTGGTCGCCGGGCTCACCAGCGCCGGGGCCAACGTGGTCCGGGTCGGCGTGCTGCCGACCCCGGCGGTCGCCTTCCTCACCGCGGAGGCCAAGGCCGACCTCGGCGTGATGCTCTCCGCCTCGCACAACCCGATGCCGGACAACGGGATCAAGCTCTTCGCCGCCGGCGGGCACAAGCTGCCGGACGAGATCGAGATGCGGATCGAGGCGGCCGTCGAGGCGAACGCCACCACCGCCTGGGACCGGCCGATCGGCGCCGGCGTCGGCCGGGTGCACGACCTGCTCGACGGCGCCGACCACTACGTGCAGCACCTGGTCGGCACGGTGCCGCACCGGCTGGACGGGATCAAGGTGGTGGTGGACTGCGCCAACGGCGCCGCCGCCGAGGTGGCCCCGGTGGCGTACCGGGAGGCGGGCGCCGAGGTGATCGCCATCCACGCCGAGCCGGACGGGCTCAACATCAACGACGACTGCGGTTCCAACCACATCGACGGGCTGCGCGCCGCCGTCGTCGAGCACGGCGCCCACCTGGGCATCGCGCACGACGGCGACGCCGACCGGTGCGTGGCGGTGACCGCCGACGGCGACGAGGTCGACGGCGACCAGCTGATGGCGATCCTCGCGCTCGCCATGCGGGAGGCCGGCACGCTCGCCCAGGACACCCTGGTCGCGACCGTGATGAGCAACCTCGGCCTGCGCCTGGCGATGTCCGCGGAGGGCATCCGGCTGATCGAGACCAAGGTGGGCGACCGGTACGTCCTGGAGGAGCTGCGCGCCTCCGGCCTCGCCCTCGGCGGCGAGCAGAGCGGTCACATCGTCATGCCGGCGTACGCCACCACGGGCGACGGCGTGCTCACCGGGCTGCACCTGATGTCGCGGCTCGCCGCCACCGGCAAGTCGCTGGCCGAGCTGGCCTCGGTCGTGACGAAGCTGCCGCAGGTGCTGATCAACGTGCCGGTCGGTGA comes from Micromonospora purpureochromogenes and encodes:
- a CDS encoding type II toxin-antitoxin system PemK/MazF family toxin, yielding MLRRGEIWRIEGARERLGLVISTDVYNSTDVPIVMVAEVVETALLRDSPLAVPMGGYVVMPDRLSSPMKKWFTECVDVADTETMQRVGRALRILQQL
- a CDS encoding class I SAM-dependent methyltransferase, giving the protein MSVTAAFDAVAGSYDQARRRLVPRFDDFYGTAVEVAAVPLRAALAAGRTPEVLDLGAGTGLLSLLLTAALPGARVTLLDGAPRMLAVAADALAARGVPHRTVVADLADPLPAGRYDAVVSALAVHHLDDDGKRALYRRAAEALTPGGVFVNAEQVAGPTPALDRRYDEVWVAQATALGSDDAELAAARERMRHDRPAPVDAQCRWLAEAGLVDVDCFFKAWRFAVFGGTRPPA
- a CDS encoding DUF6364 family protein gives rise to the protein MTAKVTLSFSDETIEEARRFAKREGLSLSAWMDQAAREKALREVFTAHAAAVGRAGLDLETAALADAREVGMVDDALFGGRPRAA
- the rplM gene encoding 50S ribosomal protein L13, giving the protein MRTYSPKPGEIERQWHVIDASDVVLGRLATHAATLLRGKHKPTFAPHVDTGDFVVIVNAGKVALTGNKRQTKVAYRHSGYPGGLKQVGYDELLTKRPERAIELAVKGMLPHNKLGRQLIKKLKVYAGAEHPHLAQQPVPFEIKQIAQ
- a CDS encoding nitrate/nitrite transporter; translation: MSTLAPTTTAPADPTAAAGRRHRIDDWRPEDPTFWRTTGAPIARRNLWVSIFAEHVGFSVWSLWSVTVLFLGPAYGIDPAGKFLLTAVPAALGAVLRLPYTLAVARFGGRNWTIVSALLLLVPAVPMTVLLEPGVSYTTLMVLACLTGVGGGNFASSMANINLFFPDRLKGRALGLNAGGGNLGVPAVQLVGLAVLATAGAAYPRLVPAVYLPLIVLAALASARWLDNLPNAHNEPGALREAARQPHTWVMSLLYIGTFGSFIGFGFAFGQVLQLQFAERFPTPVDAAWLTFLGPLVGSLIRPLGGQLADRLGGARVTFANFVAMAAGAGLVLYAAREQSFPLYLTGFLALFVFSGIGNGSTYKMIPAIFRAKAAAEGELTGDPEAAERRARRLSGSLIGIAGAVGASGGVLVNIAFRQSFLTSGNAEAAYLAFIGWYALCFALTWAVYLRPGPRRLAGV
- the glmM gene encoding phosphoglucosamine mutase, producing MGRLFGTDGVRGRANADLTPELALAVAVAAAHTLAESDKTHPPLAVVGRDTRASGEMLEAAVVAGLTSAGANVVRVGVLPTPAVAFLTAEAKADLGVMLSASHNPMPDNGIKLFAAGGHKLPDEIEMRIEAAVEANATTAWDRPIGAGVGRVHDLLDGADHYVQHLVGTVPHRLDGIKVVVDCANGAAAEVAPVAYREAGAEVIAIHAEPDGLNINDDCGSNHIDGLRAAVVEHGAHLGIAHDGDADRCVAVTADGDEVDGDQLMAILALAMREAGTLAQDTLVATVMSNLGLRLAMSAEGIRLIETKVGDRYVLEELRASGLALGGEQSGHIVMPAYATTGDGVLTGLHLMSRLAATGKSLAELASVVTKLPQVLINVPVGDRTVGASAPEVRAEVERAEAELGETGRVLLRPSGTEPLVRVMVEAATEATARSVAERIAEHVRAASPAA
- the rpsI gene encoding 30S ribosomal protein S9 — its product is MTDITETEVAPEAPEATEAPAPVARAPRGDRPIQTVGRRKEAIVRVRIVPGTGKITCNGQDLEAYFPSKVHQQLIKDPLVTAEKPEQFDVIANLRGGGTTGQAGALRLGIARALIINDPDDRPALKKAGFLTRDARVKESKKYGLKKARKAPQYSKR